In Gouania willdenowi chromosome 17, fGouWil2.1, whole genome shotgun sequence, one DNA window encodes the following:
- the pgap4 gene encoding post-GPI attachment to proteins factor 4, which produces MPHLTKLFQHVRWSSALVQALSLSVITFCVVLPLCCHQLLYSYFFIRSFYLDSVSEKVLEENFKHGQDALLFWQSKNATALHAFANVSHRPQLLVVVISVRRSNGQDFHYLLQVMQRLSSLVGACGARPCAEVLVCDVESGPLENKDVRLLQPHFQVIRRSQQNAHKPVNMFEKEKRDYVFCIRKAWSIAKPQHVLVLEDDALPRADFFPVINNLLSRGFASDTLYIKLYHPERLQRYWNPEPYRLLEWVGIGWVGATILLLLGRFWNPWSFTFTFSGLHFLFLTLYVMGVVELLGRHYLLEARRLSPQLYAVSPATECCTPAMLFPGTASLRAARYLDASFCVKGYAKDMVLYKMARTIPGERSHSIEPNLVAHIGSYSSVRPNPSRPKVL; this is translated from the coding sequence ATGCCTCATCTGACAAAGTTGTTCCAGCACGTGCGATGGTCCAGTGCTTTAGTTCAAGCTCTGTCCTTGTCCGTCATCACGTTCTGTGTGGTGCTGCCTTTGTGCTGCCATCAGCTGCTTTACTCCTATTTCTTCATTCGATCCTTTTATCTGGATTCTGTGAGTGAGAAGGTGTTGGAAGAGAACTTTAAACACGGACAGGACGCGCTGCTGTTCTGGCAAAGTAAAAACGCCACAGCGCTGCACGCGTTTGCGAACGTTTCCCATCGTCCTCAGCTGCTGGTTGTTGTGATCAGTGTGAGACGCAGCAATGGCCAGGACTTCCACTATCTGCTACAGGTGATGCAGAGGCTGAGCAGCCTGGTGGGAGCGTGTGGGGCGCGGCCATGTGCGGAGGTGCTCGTCTGCGACGTGGAAAGTGGCCCTCTGGAAAACAAGGATGTGCGACTCCTGCAGCCTCACTTCCAGGTGATCCGGCGCTCGCAGCAGAACGCCCACAAACCCGTGAACatgtttgaaaaagaaaagagggaTTATGTGTTCTGTATCCGTAAAGCTTGGTCCATCGCTAAACCCCAGCACGTGCTCGTGCTTGAAGACGACGCTTTGCCCAGAGCCGATTTCTTCCCAGTGATCAATAACTTGCTGTCTCGGGGCTTTGCCTCGGATACGCTTTATATCAAACTGTATCATCCAGAAAGGCTGCAGCGCTACTGGAACCCGGAGCCGTACCGTCTCCTGGAGTGGGTGGGCATCGGCTGGGTTGGAGCCACCATCCTTCTGCTCCTCGGTCGTTTTTGGAATCCTTGGTCGTTCACGTTCACGTTCTCAggccttcacttcctgtttctcaCGCTCTACGTCATGGGTGTTGTGGAGCTGCTGGGGCGACATTACCTCCTAGAGGCTCGCCGACTCTCCCCGCAGCTCTACGCCGTCAGCCCCGCCACAGAGTGCTGCACGCCCGCCATGTTGTTCCCTGGCACCGCCTCGCTGAGAGCTGCGCGCTACCTGGACGCCTCCTTCTGCGTCAAAGGCTACGCCAAAGACATGGTTTTATATAAAATGGCGAGAACAATCCCAGGAGAGAGATCTCACAGCATCGAACCGAACCTCGTCGCTCACATTGGATCTTATTCATCAGTCAGGCCCAACCCATCCAGGCCCAAAGTCCTGTGA